A genomic window from Deltaproteobacteria bacterium includes:
- a CDS encoding aminotransferase class I/II-fold pyridoxal phosphate-dependent enzyme, with product MIMFYCDYNEGAHPAIMKLMNDTNMEQHEGYSEDAYTTEARRLIRQACGSEDVDVHILVGGTQTNMTIISSALRTHQGVISVDTGHINRHETGTIEAHGHKVLALPGENGKIDAQQVADYCYEHFHDEAFEHIVQPKMVYVSSPTEMGTIYTRQELLDLRRVCDEYDLYLFLDGARLGYGLAAPGNDLDLPFLTEVCDVFYIGGTKQGALFGEAVVIRNEDLKKDFRYIIKQNGGMFAKGRLLALQYIGLFTDDLYMKLSRHAIAMAMKIKNGLTDMGISFLMDSPTNQQFPIFPDELLPRIAENYGFSYEKRIDKDHSAIRFCTSWATKEENVDSLLADIKKMM from the coding sequence ATGATTATGTTTTACTGCGATTACAACGAAGGCGCGCATCCCGCGATCATGAAGCTCATGAACGACACCAACATGGAGCAGCACGAAGGATACAGCGAGGATGCGTATACCACAGAAGCCCGGCGTCTGATCCGACAGGCCTGCGGTTCCGAGGATGTGGATGTACATATCCTGGTGGGGGGGACGCAAACGAATATGACGATCATTTCCTCGGCGCTTCGAACACATCAAGGAGTCATTTCCGTAGACACCGGTCATATCAACCGTCACGAGACGGGAACCATCGAGGCCCACGGCCACAAAGTCCTGGCGCTGCCCGGGGAAAACGGAAAGATCGATGCTCAACAGGTGGCGGACTACTGTTACGAGCATTTCCACGATGAAGCCTTCGAACACATCGTACAGCCGAAAATGGTCTACGTGTCCAGTCCCACGGAAATGGGCACGATTTATACCCGGCAGGAACTGTTGGACTTGCGTCGGGTCTGCGATGAATACGATCTGTATCTGTTCCTGGACGGCGCCCGCCTGGGCTATGGGCTGGCCGCACCCGGCAATGACCTGGATCTCCCGTTCCTGACTGAGGTGTGCGATGTCTTTTATATCGGCGGTACCAAGCAGGGGGCGCTGTTCGGTGAAGCGGTGGTGATCCGCAACGAAGACCTGAAAAAGGATTTTCGCTACATCATCAAGCAGAACGGCGGCATGTTTGCCAAAGGCCGTCTGCTGGCCCTGCAATATATCGGGTTATTCACCGACGATCTGTACATGAAGCTTTCCCGCCACGCCATCGCCATGGCCATGAAGATCAAAAACGGCTTGACGGATATGGGCATCTCCTTTTTGATGGACAGCCCCACCAATCAGCAGTTCCCCATCTTCCCCGACGAGTTGTTGCCCCGGATCGCCGAAAATTACGGCTTTTCTTATGAAAAACGCATTGATAAGGATCACAGTGCCATCCGTTTTTGCACCTCCTGGGCCACCAAAGAAGAAAATGTGGATTCCCTGCTTGCGGATATCAAAAAAATGATGTAA